The genomic stretch AGCAGGAGCtcctcccccactagttctcttgccATTAGCCACTTCTGCTTTTCCCTTTCCAACTGGAGCATCATAAGGTGTGCTACGGTTCTGCTTACCTCTCCTATCCTTGACAAGCTTGTAATGTGCATTATGATCTTCTTCATAAATCCTGCAACTATCAACCAAATTAGGAAAGAtacgaatcttctgatacccaACAGCTTTCTTGATCTCAGAGCGTAATCcgttctcaaacttaatgcactttgAAAACTCAGCACCCGCCCCATTATAATACGGGTAGAATTTAGCCAACTCAGTgaactttgcagcatactctgTCACTGACATACTCCCCTGTTTCAGCTCaaggaactcaatctctttctttccccgaacatcttcaggataatacttcctcagaaactctctgcgGAACACATCCCAAGTGATCTCTTCACCCGCCACCTCCAATCTCTGACGAGTCTCtagccaccagtcgtcagcttcgaCTGTCAACATATGAGctccataccgaaccttctgcaCCTGAGTGCAGTCCATCACGCGGAagattctctcaatctccttcaaccACTCCAATGCGCCGTCGGGGTCATGCTTGCCTTTGAAGACCGGCGGATTCTCCCTCTGAAAAGTCGCCAAACTGCGGGATCCAGCATTCTCATTAGCATTTGGCTGATTTGCCAAAGCCTGAGCCATAGCCTCCAAGGCGGCAGCAATCGCAGCATCGTTTCTCCCAGCCATCTTAACTTAGCACTGCAACAGAAATAACAGTCAGATAAAAGTAATTAACAATACTCGATTGTTAACTAACTAGTAGCAGGAATTgttatgaatatgtacttaacccctaggtacatggttcgattcctgcggaaggcaaaaacaatatttcctgggcagccgataagcggacctaggggggattattgattaagctggtgacatgcttggtaggccggaagccctgcggggtaagcggaaatccagggtgttacagtaAACAAGGAGGCAGCTGTGAGTAATAGATTTAGAAGGAGGAAAGTGGTGGTATCCAAGTCTCTAAGGCATTTGTGTGGGCCAGTCTTTCCAAAGAAATCTAGGCCCAAGAAATTTGGTAATTTAACTCAGGCCCAAAATCCTGTTCATACGGATCATTTTCCCTCTGGCCTAGTTTCTGGGGAGGACATGACTTTGGTTACTCTTTTTCTCCATCGGTTGGTGCTGCGGGTGGTTTACTGATCCTGTGGAAATTGTCTACAGTTTCGGTCGAGTCGAGTTTTCGCGGATTCGGATACTTGGGGGTTAAGGTCAGTTGCCagaatttctctttttatgtcgTGAATATTTATTCATCCTGTGCCTTGGCTGAGAAGAGGATTTTGTGGAGAGATTTGCTGAACCTGAAAAATAAACACACTGATGGTGAATGGTTTTTTGGGGGAGACTTTAACACCGTGAAATCTAGAAATGAGAGGGTTGGAAGATCTGCTGCCAGCACCGATTCTGAGAGGAGATATTTTTCGGAGTTCATAGATAGTTCTGGCCTTAATGATGTTCCGTGTAATGGTCGCAAATTCAGTTGGTATAGTGGGGATGGGAGATCAAAGAGCAGGATAGACAGGTTCCTAGTATCCGATACTTTAGTTTCTATGTGGGGAGTTGTTGGCCAATTCATCGGTTCCCGGGATATTTCCGACCATTGCCCGATTTGGTTAGAAGTCGATAAAGAGGATTGGGGGCCTAAACCTTTTAAGTTCAACACCGAATGGTTTTCAAACAAGAATTTCTTGCCGTTTGTCGAAAAGGAGCGGAAGGAGATGGAGGTGTTTGGAAGGGGAGATTTTGTCTTGAAAGAAAAAATCCGGCTTTTGAGAGATAAATTGAGATGGTGGAATAAAAATGTGTTTGGTAGGTTCGACTTGGCGGTGGAAGAGGGGATTAAGGAGTTAAATGAGATGGAGGATTTGGAGGATTTGAATGCGGAAGACTTGGCTAGGAGGAAAGAGGCTAGTAAAAACATTTGGATGAATCttagaataaaagaaaacatGCTTATTCAAAAGTCGAGATTGAAGTGGTTGAATGACGGCGATTCGAATAGTAGATTCTTCCATAAAGTTATGAAGGAGAAAAGGAGAAGGAATCACATTAGTAGCTTAGTCACTAGTAATGGGGTAGTGCGCTCGGTTTTAGAGGTAAAAGAAGCGGTGAAGAGGCACTTTGAAAGCAAATTTCATGAAAGTTTGAAAGATAGACCGATTTTGGAAAATGTCTCTTTCAATTGCTTAAATTCGGAGGCTAGTCAAGGTTTGGAAGAACCTTTCTCGGAGGAGGAAATAAAAGGCGCGATTTGGAGTTGCGATGGGGCGAAGAGTCCGGGACCGGATGGTATGTCTCTTCTCTTTTTCCAAAAGTGTTGGTCTTTTATCAAAAGGCATGTGTGAGCGTGCATTAAGGATTTTCATACCGGGGCTGTTTTGTCTAAATCCATAACTTCATCATTTCTTACCCTTATCCCGAAATTTTCTAATCCTTTGGGATTAGACGATTATAGACCCATTTGTTTGGTTGGTTGCATATACAAAATCTTGGCGAAGTTGTTGGCTAATAGGATCAAAAAGATAATGCCTTTTATTATTTCCTATAGTCAAACCGCTTTTATCCCGGGTAGGAATCTTGTGGATGGGGTTCTTGTGGCTAACGAATTGGTGGATTTTGCTTCTAAGGAGAGAAGGGAGTGTCTCCTTTTCAAAGTCGACTTTGAGAAGGCTTATGACAAAGTCAATTGGAATTTTCTAAGATTCATGATGAGGAGCATAGGATTTGGGGACACATGGATGAGGTGGATGGAGGTTTTAATTTTTTCTAGCAAGATGTCGGTCTTGGTCAACGGTAGCCCAACGGGGGAATTTGAGGTGGAAAGAGGGTTACGTCAAGGAGATCCTATCTCCCCGTTTCTTTTCGTGATTGTGGCGGAAGGCCTTAAAATCTTGATTGATAAGGCGGTGGAAAATGGGGATTACGCGGGATTCAAAGTTCAAGGGAGTTGTTTTATTGATGTTCTTCAATTTGCCGACGACACCTTATTGGTTGGTGACGGTAGTTGGAATCACTTATGGGCCATCAAGACGGTGTTGAAAGGTTTCGAGATTGTTTCGGGTCTTAGCATCAATTACCATAAGAGCAAGCTTATAGGAATTAATGTTAATGATCGGTTCATGGAGTTGGCTACGGTTTTCCTTGGTTGTCGGGAGGAGTCGAAGCATTTCAAGTTTCTTGGCATTAACATAGGTTCCAATCCTCGTAGAATCATTTTTTGGAAGCCTTTGGTTGACGGAATGAGGAAGAAGTTATCTTCGTGGAAGAGTAGGTGGGTGAGTTTCGGCGGTAGAATAACTCTTATAAAATCGGTTTTGTCAAGCTTGGCTATATTTACTCTATCCTTCTATAAAGCTCCGGTGAAAGTCATAAGAGAAATGAACAAGATCCAAAGTAATTTTTTGTGGGGAGGAACGGAGGAAAGACGAAAGATGCATTGGGTCGGGTGGAATGAAGTTTGTTTACCGGTGGAAAATGGGGGTCTAGGAATCAAAAGATTGGATGTTTTCAACAAGGCTCTTCTATACAAATGGCGATGGAGGATATTAGAAGAATCTAATGCTCTTTGGTATCGTTTGTTGAAATCTCGATACGGAGATATTAATCTTGATGTCATTCATGGGAGACGTAATTTAAATCACAACCGTTCTTGTTCTGTTTGGTGGGCGGACATATGCTCGCTAGGAAATAACCATTCGGTAAATTTCTTTAATTAAAATTGCAGGTTCAGCTTGGGCAACGGATATTCAATCTCTTTTTGGCATTCATCGTGGCATAAGGGAGAACCTTTTTTATACCGTTATCCGGAGGCGTATGCAGCGTCTGGATTGAAGGAGGTATTCGTTGCTTGTATGGGGGGGAGGCTGGACGGTTTATGGAGTTGGGGCAGCTTCGGAATTTCGAACGCAGCTGTTGGTTCGGTTGCTGCAGAGATTGCAGGTCTGCAGAGGGAGCTGGAAACCGCTGTCCCAGCCATTCTTTCTGCTGCTGCTGTCCGCGACAGCACTGTCTCAGCTGAGGCTGTCCGCGACAGAATCGTTTGGTTGCCTTCGGGTGCGGCTGCATTCACCGTTTCGTCTTGCTATGCGGCCTTGTGCAAGATGCATATTCCGTATGGTCCACCGGGAGCTTTTGACGTTTCCTACAAGTCCATTTGGAGGGTGGATGTCCCCCTTAAAATTAGAGCTTTCGGTTGGCGGTGCTTTGCTAACGGAATTCCGTCTAAGGCCTTGCTCCTCAAAAGAGGTATCCTTTCTCCTAACTCTGATAtctcttgtgttttttgcagtTGTAATCCCGAATCTTCTGTTCATTTGCTGTTGGAATGTCATGAAGTGGAGTTAGTTTGGAAGGAAATTGCAAATTGGTTGGGAACGATCAATTGTAAGGTTATTGATTTTAAGGAAAGTTTCTCTTCCTGGTACATCACTTGTAGAAAGCTGAACATTAAAAAGGGAAAGGAAGGAGGTATATGGTTGGCAATCATTTGGAGCCTTTGGTTGCGTAGGAACGAAATCATTTTTAAGAATGGTGTTTGGAATGTTAGAGACGTCGTTTGGGGGTGTAAAGCGCTCCTCTGGAGGTGGTCATTTATAGGGAATATTACTCAGCccaattgtaatttctatgagttTAGCAAAAAACCCTTTGCTTTATCTAGCTTAGATACTATTTGGTGGGTAATTTTCCGCTGTTGTTTTTTCGGCTTCCGTTTGTATCTTGTAACACTTTTGTTCTGTTATTAATAAAATCTTGCTtactgaaaaaaaaagaaatacttTACATTACATGTAGtttcaaaatatatgtatttttcatttttatcaaatttttaaaagGTTGGTGGTACCTAATTAATTTTTGCATTTTTACCGAATTTTCTAAAATCtagtaaaaaaaatttttttaaaaaaat from Vicia villosa cultivar HV-30 ecotype Madison, WI linkage group LG4, Vvil1.0, whole genome shotgun sequence encodes the following:
- the LOC131596861 gene encoding uncharacterized protein LOC131596861, producing the protein MAGRNDAAIAAALEAMAQALANQPNANENAGSRSLATFQRENPPVFKGKHDPDGALEWLKEIERIFRVMDCTQVQKVRYGAHMLTVEADDWWLETRQRLEGSMSVTEYAAKFTELAKFYPYYNGAGAEFSKCIKFENGLRSEIKKAVGYQKIRIFPNLVDSCRIYEEDHNAHYKLVKDRRGKQNRSTPYDAPVGKGKAEVANGKRTSGGGAPASVICFKCGEPGHKSDVCTAGEKRCFRCGKTGHVTTDCRHKEVICFNCGEEGHISSKCQKPKREPGSGKVFALAGTQTANEDRNTGGAYFISNTLITIVDYWCC